aaaggagtGTTTCTTTCTACCAGTCACTCGCGAAAACCATAACACTAAATCTTCACCCTTGCGGTGATTCCCTGACCATAGTATGTTATGGTAGTGCGATAGCGTCTAATCAGAACGCCAACCTTTGCTACAGCATCCAACTTGAGTGTACCGCCAAGGGCTTTTCTCAAAGCGTCATATCCTATCCCATTCAAATTCAACTCCACAGGTAACCGCGGGGTCGTGGAGAGACCCGGTGGCACCGAAAAAGGGATGTAGTAATTGATACTACCGACTTCTTCGTGCTTCTGATAGAAGGCATTGGCTTCTACCGATGTGACCTCTATGGTCGTATTAGGAAACGGGGAGGACAATGTGAACTCCGCCGTTGATGACCATAAGTGTAGCTAGTATAGCAGGCAAAAGTCAGCAAGACCAAAAGTACATTGTAGAAAACTGTCTTGACTTGGAAGATGTTCCCCAGGAGAACATATCATTAATAGTGATTGTCGTGTAGAGAAACAGCTTCCATGAAAGTAGACAGTACCGTTGTATCCTGGATAAACTTTggctttccatcctcatcaccgggATTTCCAGGAACAGGCACCCCAGGGATTGGGACTTCAAGTCCTAGTCTAGAGAGCGCCTGTCCAAGTTCTGGTTGAGCCGGGAATGTTCCCTCGTGACTGCGAATTGTTACGGACGTGTTGTAACCTAGTAGTAGTTAAGCAAACAGACCCAGCTAGCAAGATCCACAAAATAATACAAACTCACCGGAAACATATCGTGAGAGCATCTCTTGGCCAGCAGCTATACCAGCTGAGCCGCCTAGTTCGAGTGGATTCCATTGCAGGTTGGCATGGATACCAGAATTCACCCCAGGCACAATCACAAGGTCTCGGGCAGTTATGTGAGCCAATTTGGTCTCATTGTAGACAAGAATAAAGTCAACAAATGGTACCGAAGCGGAGTATGGCGATGGATTCGTCAAGTTGATTTTCGCTTTCATTACGAGTGACGATTCAGTTGTTGGTCCGAGTGCTATCGATTCAACCCGTGGACTCAGTCCTTCAAGTGAGTCACCGTACGGTGCTATTCAGGTATCAGCAAAATAACACGCCCAGTGTCAAATTCTATTGCAACTCACGTTTAACGTTCACAGCACCCTCGGCTGGTATTCCACGAACAGCATAGGTCCCAAGCCCTGTAGAGACTTCTGCATCCACACTTGCAGCAACTGTCAGTCTCACAGGTTCTCCTTCAAAGAGCAAGGCTTGTAGAATATCTGACAAAACATCCCCGTCAGTCACCTGAAGTGGCACATGCTTCATGGAAAAATTAACGAGCAGAGCCGGAGCTCCATCAACATTTTCCAGAAGAGTGGAATTAGCTGGCTGCCATTCTTGTAAATTCAAGACACCGAGCTTCTTCCCATGATAATAGATGTCAGAGTTGGCACGAACATGAGGTACATCCAGGTGAAGCAGGTTTAGCTGCTCAGGCAACCCAATCAAGACATTCACCAAGGCTGATACCCTAGGCTGAGATTCGGGAGTATCAGGCTCTGCAAGAGGATTAGGCATGTCGAAATGCACATCTGTCATGGTGAAGTTTTTGACGAGATTGTCTAGAGCATGTCCTGTAAAAGCCAAGGGTACTGTCACGGTCTTGAGAATGTCTACCACCCACTCAGGCGTTCCCAGAGACGGAAAGTCGGCTCCACGAACATAAACTGTAGTCTGAAGACCCTGCATATAACTCTTCACAAGAAGATCCAAGGgtgactttttctttccggGGCAAGCCTTCGTTAAATCATCAGAAAGACTCTGGACAATTCCAGCAACGTCGATAGACGTGGGCTGCCCTGGATGTATGGGGAATCCTTTAGTTGTGACGTCCGCTACTGAGATATATGGGTCGCCTGGCGAGCAATTTGGCACGAGCACCTCAAATCCAAGCGGAGGGATACTCAGGCCAAAGGGCGAATCGACAAGAGCAGCCACTGAGGCATCTACCTCCATAGCTCCATTATGTCCGGGCGTATCTGTATCGTGCACATTGAACTTTGTAACATTGACCTTTGGGAGTGTTGGGAAATCACCCTCTACATACAACGTCAGAGATCTCTTTGCAAAAGAATAGCGCGACTTACCATGGAAGGTTATAGAGTCAGTTATCGTCTGCTCGCCCAAACTCAGAATGCCAGATTTAAGTGGCACTGTTGCTTTCCCCTGCACTCGCAGGCGGTCAAGTCGCCCTTCTAACCAATCAACTGCTACCGCGCGGATACCAGGGATGTCGCCAGCGACTAGGTCCGCCAAGAAGTTGACATGGTTGACATGGCCATTCTGAATGTTGACCTTGATAGAAGGTAAAGATGCTGTCCCGACGAGTACGTTGCCGTACTCTGGAAGATACACTTCGACTTCCGACTGGCCCGTCTCGACTTCTCTACCAATCCATGTGACAAAACGACCAAGATTCCGCACCGGCGCTTTCTTTATACGGCCCGCATCAAGTACGAGGTCTCCCTGTATCCTGGCCTGAATTCCATCCGCTGTGGCCGACTCAACCGAAACATTAGTTGGATTGAATACGGTGGCATCCACTGCATACTGCTTCACTAAAGCCGGCGCGACAAAAGCGAATATAAGGATTGTTATAATCGCAATCAGGGATAGCAAGACACAGAATATTGGCCATCGTACTCTGCCTCGTGGTTTCTTTGAATCATTGGTAACGAGAAAGTCTTCTGAGGCTGCCGAAGATCGTCTAGTTGCAACGCCCCCGTATGTTGCCAAGTCCTCTTCCCGGCTGAGGAGTAAAGGGGTGGATTCGGAAGATAATTCGAATGGAGGCGCAGGACTCGAGTCGGAAGATTGTCTTTCGTCG
The sequence above is a segment of the Aspergillus oryzae RIB40 DNA, chromosome 3 genome. Coding sequences within it:
- a CDS encoding uncharacterized protein (predicted protein), which gives rise to MAEEASRPLLNKGSRPSSRPSSPIDERQSSDSSPAPPFELSSESTPLLLSREEDLATYGGVATRRSSAASEDFLVTNDSKKPRGRVRWPIFCVLLSLIAIITILIFAFVAPALVKQYAVDATVFNPTNVSVESATADGIQARIQGDLVLDAGRIKKAPVRNLGRFVTWIGREVETGQSEVEVYLPEYGNVLVGTASLPSIKVNIQNGHVNHVNFLADLVAGDIPGIRAVAVDWLEGRLDRLRVQGKATVPLKSGILSLGEQTITDSITFHEGDFPTLPKVNVTKFNVHDTDTPGHNGAMEVDASVAALVDSPFGLSIPPLGFEVLVPNCSPGDPYISVADVTTKGFPIHPGQPTSIDVAGIVQSLSDDLTKACPGKKKSPLDLLVKSYMQGLQTTVYVRGADFPSLGTPEWVVDILKTVTVPLAFTGHALDNLVKNFTMTDVHFDMPNPLAEPDTPESQPRVSALVNVLIGLPEQLNLLHLDVPHVRANSDIYYHGKKLGVLNLQEWQPANSTLLENVDGAPALLVNFSMKHVPLQVTDGDVLSDILQALLFEGEPVRLTVAASVDAEVSTGLGTYAVRGIPAEGAVNVKPPYGDSLEGLSPRVESIALGPTTESSLVMKAKINLTNPSPYSASVPFVDFILVYNETKLAHITARDLVIVPGVNSGIHANLQWNPLELGGSAGIAAGQEMLSRYVSGYNTSVTIRSHEGTFPAQPELGQALSRLGLEVPIPGVPVPGNPGDEDGKPKFIQDTTLHLWSSTAEFTLSSPFPNTTIEVTSVEANAFYQKHEEVGSINYYIPFSVPPGLSTTPRLPVELNLNGIGYDALRKALGGTLKLDAVAKVGVLIRRYRTTITYYGQGITARVKI